One window of Legionella pneumophila subsp. pneumophila str. Philadelphia 1 genomic DNA carries:
- a CDS encoding SAM-dependent methyltransferase, with protein MKVVALVGTGIKTIAHITEEAKGYISTCDKVIYLVNEPLLERYIRKLAKSSESLDEIYFNSKSRESAYNNIAQYIYSAIEDVRSLCVVIYGHPCVFATPGLLALSMLDDSIKTVVCPGISTQDCLYADLRFDPASGGIQSFDATEYLLYDKVVDPSSHVVIYQIGMVGNLGLPTNKINFEALNFIKKKLIELYKKEKKAVIYEAALYPGTHPKISEFDLEQLDRQELTTLSTLYIPPDKIQRMPSSDALRLLNQVA; from the coding sequence GTGAAAGTTGTAGCGTTAGTTGGTACTGGAATTAAAACAATAGCTCATATTACAGAAGAAGCAAAAGGATATATTTCTACTTGTGATAAGGTAATCTACTTAGTTAATGAACCCTTGCTAGAGCGCTATATTCGTAAATTAGCGAAATCATCAGAGTCACTGGATGAAATATACTTTAACTCTAAATCAAGAGAAAGTGCTTATAATAATATTGCACAATATATTTATAGCGCGATAGAAGATGTACGATCATTATGTGTTGTTATATATGGTCATCCATGTGTGTTTGCTACTCCTGGCTTGCTCGCTTTGTCTATGCTTGATGATAGCATTAAAACAGTGGTGTGCCCTGGTATTTCAACTCAAGATTGTTTATATGCCGATCTTAGGTTTGATCCCGCATCTGGAGGTATCCAATCCTTTGATGCTACGGAATATCTTCTATATGATAAAGTAGTAGATCCTTCTTCTCATGTAGTAATTTACCAGATTGGTATGGTTGGAAATCTGGGTTTACCAACAAATAAAATCAATTTTGAGGCTCTTAATTTTATTAAAAAAAAATTAATCGAACTCTATAAAAAAGAAAAAAAAGCGGTTATTTACGAAGCCGCTCTTTATCCTGGTACTCATCCAAAGATATCTGAATTTGATTTAGAGCAACTTGATAGGCAAGAGTTAACAACACTGTCTACTTTGTATATTCCTCCCGATAAAATACAACGAATGCCGAGTTCTGATGCATTAAGGTTATTAAATCAAGTGGCATAG